One genomic region from Candidatus Caldarchaeum subterraneum encodes:
- a CDS encoding molybdopterin oxidoreductase, molybdopterin binding subunit, which translates to MSSRRDAIRGIVAVASLGAFLAGYSPTIEQIFRPKREIYPSDPQRGSNVRYVNSVCLGCNVRCGIRVRIVNRDGVDVIERIEGNPYHPYNRAVSYDRQVKRYTQLDYQTPVEEAMAMWHGTLCARGQDGIHYVYDPYRVLKPLKRAGPRGSGKWKTISWEQLVKEVVEGGVIDETGERLPGLKNFFVYGRLKETGVENPNTLLAEIKKDVDSLVAKAKDKNVGIEELTAAIEGFKEKWTTKLGEYGLRLEDVLIDPDRPDLGFLANKIVFVRGRGQGHADYFYQRWVYALGSVNWLRHTSACQLGYYAGNRLWSGYTDVNADVMGAKVVIMAGATMGRQHPGATGQGLLIERAVEGEVKVYYVNPTAPRTLGTRGSVKWVPVKPGEDAALAMAMIRWMIENNRFDKEFLSITNSEAAKTLRGYPVNTNATWLVIFENGHPRFGEHLKASDIGLEGSQPVVSVNGVLMPNDAVEKADIEFSGRVQLSSGEEVLVKTPFTILKEEAFSKTLEEWSEICGVPVETIVEMAHDFTEAAPRASTYLHRGVCMHPNGEYAVWAFRVLDIIVGNLNRKGGLMARAAHTNYNGYLYNTGTSGFGEPPRLGPPVDRHGYAYENTLEYLLKLKRGENPYPAKRPWYPLTPEESYTELFAAIAEGYPYGIGALIMYYANPVLSANYGIKFIEVLKNTQKIPLFIAITTTINETFMYADYIVPDTTYLETGTLGIQYLYATSGGGLLNEGWRSPIILPMTEYIGKCPNGHDRWASMWEFLIDVAKALKAPGYGEKGIPGVAKKKYDGQWFPLNCLWEYIMRVYSNGALDAKDRGLIPAEIPSSEVGFVEQNYPIAKFKDILPADEWRYVTYALARGGVFTKYDDAFNEKGFTKRSPFGDGVARLWNETLAKTRNSVTGERFYGGPKYIPAATYAPIEGKGRLSPLGTPLSELWPATEYPLHLVFLTGPLMTKHRSQFYYWIRQILPENFVIINPRDAEKFRVKNSEFVEVETPYGVLEAAAVVEPTVMEGVIAVPYGLGRWSDTVIKKTNYLKGLKDPTLKKILDEIPDEVSIPEEAVNPVKQLPPLVKQLLFTKSPDDYYMTGLKPDEWRFNGVTPNPILLGDPSLGDWPLLSWIGAAQAYYDTKARLKPTGKKMKIEVPQIIW; encoded by the coding sequence ATGAGTAGCAGAAGAGATGCGATAAGAGGAATAGTCGCAGTTGCCTCGCTCGGCGCCTTCCTCGCAGGATACAGCCCGACTATTGAGCAGATTTTCCGGCCGAAGCGTGAGATCTATCCATCCGACCCTCAGAGAGGGTCTAATGTCCGCTACGTAAACTCTGTATGCCTTGGATGCAACGTAAGATGCGGGATAAGAGTCCGCATAGTGAACAGAGACGGAGTTGATGTGATAGAGAGGATTGAGGGCAATCCATACCATCCATACAACAGAGCCGTCTCCTACGACAGGCAGGTCAAGAGATACACTCAGCTGGACTACCAAACACCCGTCGAGGAGGCGATGGCCATGTGGCATGGTACACTGTGTGCGAGGGGGCAGGACGGCATCCACTACGTATACGACCCCTACAGAGTTCTCAAACCGCTGAAAAGAGCCGGGCCCCGAGGCAGCGGAAAATGGAAGACGATTTCATGGGAGCAGTTAGTGAAGGAGGTTGTGGAGGGCGGCGTGATAGATGAAACTGGTGAAAGGCTGCCCGGCCTCAAGAACTTCTTTGTCTACGGCAGGCTCAAGGAAACTGGCGTAGAGAATCCGAACACGCTGCTTGCAGAAATTAAGAAAGATGTTGACAGCTTGGTTGCAAAGGCCAAGGACAAGAATGTAGGTATTGAAGAGCTGACAGCAGCCATAGAAGGGTTTAAAGAAAAATGGACCACAAAACTTGGCGAGTATGGACTCAGGCTCGAGGATGTGCTGATAGACCCCGACCGCCCCGACCTCGGCTTTCTAGCCAACAAAATTGTCTTCGTCAGAGGCAGGGGACAGGGGCACGCAGACTACTTCTACCAGCGATGGGTTTACGCCCTAGGCAGCGTCAATTGGCTGCGCCACACCTCGGCGTGTCAGCTCGGCTACTACGCCGGAAACAGGCTCTGGTCAGGATACACGGATGTTAACGCAGACGTGATGGGCGCCAAGGTTGTCATAATGGCAGGGGCGACCATGGGTAGACAGCATCCGGGAGCGACGGGCCAAGGCCTTCTAATAGAGAGAGCAGTGGAGGGAGAGGTGAAGGTCTACTATGTAAACCCGACAGCTCCGAGAACGTTGGGTACACGCGGCTCGGTCAAATGGGTTCCTGTGAAGCCCGGTGAGGACGCTGCACTTGCCATGGCGATGATAAGATGGATGATCGAGAACAACCGTTTCGACAAAGAGTTTCTCTCAATCACCAACTCGGAGGCTGCCAAGACGTTGAGAGGATACCCAGTCAACACCAACGCTACATGGCTCGTGATATTTGAGAACGGGCATCCACGTTTCGGAGAACATCTCAAGGCGTCTGACATAGGTTTAGAAGGCTCCCAACCCGTAGTCTCCGTCAACGGCGTTCTCATGCCCAACGACGCTGTTGAGAAGGCTGACATAGAATTCAGCGGAAGAGTTCAACTGTCTTCGGGAGAAGAGGTTCTTGTCAAGACACCTTTCACAATCCTCAAGGAGGAGGCGTTCAGCAAAACATTGGAGGAATGGTCGGAGATATGCGGCGTACCAGTTGAAACCATCGTAGAGATGGCCCATGACTTCACCGAAGCTGCACCACGGGCGTCAACATATTTACACAGAGGTGTTTGCATGCATCCAAACGGTGAATACGCTGTATGGGCCTTCAGAGTGCTCGACATAATCGTGGGAAACCTGAACAGAAAGGGTGGGTTGATGGCGAGAGCCGCCCACACAAACTACAACGGATACTTGTATAACACAGGGACAAGCGGCTTCGGTGAACCGCCACGACTCGGCCCACCCGTAGACCGACACGGCTACGCCTACGAAAACACCTTGGAGTACCTGCTTAAGCTGAAGCGGGGCGAGAACCCATACCCAGCAAAGAGGCCCTGGTACCCCTTAACCCCTGAGGAGAGCTACACGGAGCTGTTCGCCGCAATCGCTGAAGGCTACCCATACGGCATCGGAGCATTGATTATGTACTACGCCAACCCAGTCCTCTCCGCCAACTACGGCATCAAATTCATCGAAGTATTGAAAAACACCCAGAAGATACCGCTATTCATAGCCATCACCACAACGATAAACGAGACCTTCATGTACGCAGACTACATCGTTCCCGACACAACATACCTCGAGACAGGAACCCTTGGAATCCAATACCTATACGCCACAAGCGGCGGCGGGCTCTTGAACGAAGGCTGGAGGTCTCCTATAATTCTTCCAATGACAGAATACATAGGGAAATGCCCCAACGGACACGACAGATGGGCGAGCATGTGGGAGTTCCTGATAGATGTCGCGAAAGCCCTTAAGGCCCCGGGCTATGGAGAGAAAGGCATACCGGGAGTTGCTAAGAAAAAGTACGATGGCCAGTGGTTCCCGCTCAACTGCCTCTGGGAATACATTATGAGAGTATACAGTAACGGCGCCTTGGATGCAAAAGACCGCGGCCTAATACCTGCGGAAATACCGTCTTCAGAGGTCGGGTTTGTGGAGCAGAACTACCCAATAGCAAAGTTCAAAGACATACTGCCAGCCGACGAATGGAGGTATGTGACCTACGCGTTAGCGAGGGGCGGCGTCTTCACAAAATATGACGACGCGTTTAATGAGAAGGGCTTCACAAAGCGAAGCCCATTCGGCGACGGAGTAGCTAGGCTCTGGAATGAGACCCTAGCCAAGACTCGTAACAGCGTGACCGGTGAAAGGTTCTACGGCGGGCCCAAATACATACCTGCAGCCACGTATGCCCCCATCGAAGGAAAAGGAAGACTTTCACCGCTAGGAACTCCGTTAAGTGAGTTGTGGCCTGCGACAGAGTATCCTCTGCACCTTGTTTTCCTGACAGGGCCCCTTATGACTAAACATAGAAGCCAGTTCTACTACTGGATTAGACAAATCCTCCCAGAGAACTTTGTCATAATAAACCCGCGGGACGCCGAGAAGTTTAGAGTCAAAAACAGTGAGTTCGTCGAGGTGGAGACACCGTATGGCGTTTTGGAGGCAGCTGCGGTGGTCGAGCCCACGGTCATGGAGGGTGTGATCGCGGTTCCATACGGTCTAGGCAGGTGGTCAGACACGGTTATCAAAAAGACAAACTACCTCAAGGGCCTCAAAGACCCGACGCTCAAGAAAATACTCGATGAAATACCCGATGAGGTCAGCATACCAGAGGAAGCGGTGAACCCGGTTAAACAGCTTCCACCGCTCGTCAAACAGCTGCTCTTCACCAAGAGCCCAGACGACTACTATATGACAGGGCTCAAGCCCGATGAATGGCGGTTTAACGGAGTCACACCCAACCCGATACTGCTGGGAGACCCGTCGCTCGGAGACTGGCCTCTTCTGAGCTGGATAGGAGCAGCCCAAGCATATTACGACACAAAGGCAAGACTAAAACCCACAGGTAAGAAGATGAAGATCGAGGTACCTCAGATAATCTGGTGA